A genomic segment from Cyprinus carpio isolate SPL01 chromosome A4, ASM1834038v1, whole genome shotgun sequence encodes:
- the LOC122140787 gene encoding dual specificity phosphatase 29-like produces MLHNNFPLNIFQLERRMCKCRVQWTPVTEVWPSVFIGNEETAMDRVKLKEMGITHILNTVAYKEYLQGKIDIKAEYYQEMNITYCGVLVMVDHRFDVNNDLFPASEFIHKALSNTGNKLLVHCMDGVSRSATFFLAYLMIHHEMLLEDAIDHVIDKRWIRPNRDFLKQLITLNSNLVTQRKLQLRKQINKDETKNEEDPVAQPVPEPLCEPGPSIPKPEPQVTKELSVLESHVSQSVLQLQDRLDEYTLACTPVTEVWPNVFIGNEETARN; encoded by the exons ATGTTACATAACAATTTCCCTTTAAACATTTTCCAACTGGAGCGTCGCATGTGCAAATGTAGAGTGCAATGGACACCTGTCACCGAGGTGTGGCCCAGTGTCTTCATTGGAAATGA AGAGACAGCAATGGACCGAGTCAAACTGAAGGAGATGGGTATTACTCACATCCTGAACACTGTGGCATACAAGGAATATCTACAAGGAAAGATCGATATAAAGGCGGAATATTACCAAGAAATGAACATCACTTACTGTGGTGTGCTTGTAATGGTTGATCACAGGTTTGACGTCAACAATGACTTATTCCCAGCTTCGGAATTCATCCACAAGGCCCTGAGTAACACAGGAA ataagTTGTTAGTGCACTGCATGGATGGCGTCAGCCGCTCTGCCACATTTTTTCTGGCATACCTGATGATCCACCATGAAATGTTGTTGGAGGATGCCATCGACCACGTCATAGACAAGAGATGGATCAGGCCAAACAGGGACTTCTTGAAGCAGCTGATAACCCTCAATTCAAACCTCGTAACACAGCGGAAACTACAGCTAAGAAAACAGATCAACAAAGATGAAACAAAAAACGAAGAGGACCCTGTTGCACAGCCTGTTCCAGAACCATTGTGTGAGCCAGGTCCAAGCATACCTAAACCAGAACCTCAGGTGACAAAAGAACTTTCAGTGTTAGAAAGTCATGTCTCTCAAAGCGTCCTTCAACTTCAGGATCGCCTGGATGAATATACATTGGCCTGCACACCTGTCACTGAGGTCTGGCCCAATGTCTTCATTGGAAATGA AGAGACAGCAAGAAACTGA